ACCAACCTTGGGAATGAGTTTCGATTCTTCTTCCTACGCTCAAATCCTCTACGAGATCTTGTGGAAGATTTAAAAGATTTTGATTTTTTTTTTTCATAGAGAGTGTCTCCGATTCAATCGATCGGGTTCCTCTGTTCGCTGAGTACAATGATTTTTATTTTTCTTAGATTGTAGAATGGATTCTTTTGGGAGAATTATTTTCTTCTTTTATCTGAGGATATTTACGGATTCCCCGCGATAGCGATTGAAGCGGAAATTCATGCGGGTCGGAGATATGATCGGCTTTAATAGAGAATGAATCCCTTTTGTAAGATCTCGCGGCGTGAATTGGAGCGGAAAGCGCGGCCGCTCGCTTTTTTAATAGGAAATCCCCGAGCGGATCGCCCAAATTATATTTCGAATTTTGTATATTCTGAAATCTTACATTATCAGAACGAAATCCGAAGAGTCGTCGTAGTTCCGACAAGCTCTTCCGTGAAACGCGCGCGCCCCACCCTGATCTTGGGTGGAGGAGGCGGGTTCGCGGGAGAAAATCGAGCGACTTTTCTCTATCACAAAATCATAATTCTGGCAAGAATCTTTCCTGCCTTCGTTTTGTAGGAACTCCTACAAAACTGGCGAGACTTTCCTAAATCGTTTAAAGGAATTTTTGAGAGGAAACGGGGGAGGTTTTGAAAATCAAACTCGCTCTAAAGATTTAGATCGCAATTCTTAGAACGAGTTTTTCGAAATCTTAGAGAATTCCGGTCTTTCTTGCGATCGCGTAGAAGTTTACGCCGTATCCAAGGCCGAGGAAGTTTTTCGGCGGGAAAAGATCGTCCGTTTCCGGATTCCATACGTCTTTTACCAACGCTTCTACTGAAAAATCTTTTCCCACTGGGAGTCCAAGAATTCGATCGGGAAGTTGCGGAAATTCTGCCATGTTATACACCTTTTTTTGTAGTTTCAACGAGATCGTAAAATTTCTGAAAGAGATATCGGGAATCGTTCGGTCCTGGCGCGCTTTCCGGGTGATACTGCACCGTGAGTAAAGGATAACCTGATTTTAGAATTCCTTCCACTGTGTTGTCGTTTAGATTGAGAAAGGATACGGGTTCTTCCACATTGTGATCGTCGATCACCGCAAAACCGTGATTTTGCGATGTGATCTCCACTTTTCTTGTCGATAGATCCTGAACCGGTTGATTTCCGCCTCTGTGTCCGAACTTCATCTTCTCGGTTTTTTTTCCGAGAGAAAGTCCGATGATCTGATGACCGAGGCAGATCCCAAAAAGAGGATATCCTTTTTCCATGATCTTCTTCGTCGCTTCGATCGCATAATCCAAGGGTGCGGGATCTCCCGGACCGTTGGAAAGAAAGAATGCGTCCGTTCCTTCCTTCATAATATCCTCCGCTTTCGTTAGCGCAGGATAGACGGTCACCGCAAAGCCGCTCGCGTCGAGAAGGCGAAGAATATTGGTCTTCACTCCGTAGTCGTAGACCGCGAGTTTGTATTTTTTTCCCGTATGAGTTCCGAAGATATATTTGCTGGAAGTCGTTACGACCTTCGCAAGGTCGGCGTTGATGATTCCAGGAAAGGATTTAACCTTTTCCAAAAAGGAAGGAGAATATTCTGGTGCGATAAAAATTCCACCGTTCGGCGATCCGTTCGTTCTTATAAAACGGGTCAACTTTCTCGTATCGATTCCTTGGATTCCGGGAACCTTGTATTCTTTTAAGAATTGAGAGAGTGTTTTTTGGGATTTATAATTCGAAGGTCGATCGACGTATTCTTTTACGATCAAGCCGCTCGCCTGAATCTTGGAAGATTCCATATTGTCCGGATGAATTCCGTAATTTCCGATCATCGGATAGGTGAGGGTGATGATCTGATTGCAGTAGGATGGATCCGTTAGGATCTCTTGATAGCCCGCCAAGGAAGTGTTGAAGACAACCTCACCGACGGATTCCGCTTCATAACCGAAGGATTCTCCCTCGATGACCGTACCATTATCGAGAACCAAGAACGCTTTCATCTCTTACAGCGTCGATACGGGTTCGGGCATAGTCAAGGTTTTTCCCCCACAAATGCAAATCGGTTGAAAAATATGTCCGATTTTCGCGAATGGAAAAGGGGGAAACCTCAATTTAGTTCCTGGATAATAAAAGAATGTATAGGCTTACACTGCCCGATCAATCCGTTAAGGAAATCGCCGAAGGTTCTACCTTTCGTGACTTCATCGAAAAAGAATTACCGTTCTTAAAAAACAAAGCGCTCGCTGTACGACTGGGCGGCACGGATATCCAGGACTTATCCCGAACGGTAACAGCGGACGCAACGATCGAAGTATTGACTTATTCGGAAAAAGACGGATGGGAAACCTTTCAACATTCCGCCGCGCACTTATTAGGAATGGCGGTTCAGACTTTATATAAGAATGCGAAACTCACGGTCGGCCCCGTCATTGAGAGTGGTCCCGGATTTTTTTATTACGACATCGACTTCGGTGGAACCGTTCTTACTCCGGAAGACCTTCCTAAAATCGAAGCCGAGATGGAGAAGATCGTAAAAGCCGATCATACCGTTTGGAGAAAGGTCGTCTCGAAAAAAGAAGCCGTCGAAACGTTCGAAAAGCTCGGGGAAAACTATAAGATCGAACTCGTGGGACAAATTCCCGGAGAGAACGTTTCCATCTACGGAATGGGAGAATGGTTCGATCTTTGCCTTGGACCGCACGTTCCGAATTCGGGAGTATTGAAGTCGTTTAAACTGACCGCAATTTCGGGCGCGTATTGGAAGGCGAACAAAGACAATGCGATGCTCACTCGGATCTACGGGGTCGCATTTCCTTCCAAAAAAGAATTGGATCAGTATCTCTTTCAGATCGAAGAAGCGAAGAAGAGAGATCACAGAAAGATCGGAAAAGAGATGGATCTTTTTTCTTTTCAGAAAGAAGGCCCCGGATTTCCGTTCTGGCATCCGAAAGGAACGATTCTCTGGAACGCGCTTGCGGAATATCTCAGAGGAGAATGTAACAAAAGGGGTTATCAAGAAATCAAAACTCCCGCGGTTCTTTCCTCCGAGCTCTGGAAAAAATCGGGTCACTGGGATAACTTTCACGAGAACATGTATTTCACGGATATCGACGAGGAAGACTACGCTCTCAAGCCGATGAACTGTCCGGGATGTTCTCTCATCTACAAACACCATCTTCATTCTTATCGCGAACTTCCTCTTCGTTTTGCGGAATTCGGAAGTGTACATCGTCACGAGTTACACGGAGTTCTCCATGGACTTTTTAGAGTGAGGGCTTTCACACAAGACGATTCTCATATCTATGCGCCTCTCGAATTCTTAGAATCCGAAGTGATGGATATCATCGACTTTACGTTTACCGTATATAAGAAATTTGGATTTTCGGAATTTAAGACCTTCATCGCGACAAGACCCGAGAAGTCGCAAGGCAGAGACGAGGACTGGGAATATGCAACGAACAGCCTCAAAGCATCTTTAGAGAAAAAAGGAATTCCATACGCGATCAAAGAAGGAGAAGGCGCTTTTTACGGACCAAAAATCGAATTCAACATCAAGGATTCGATCGGAAGGCTCTGGCAGTGCGGAACGATCCAGGTCGATTTTTCCATGCCCGAACGATTCGATCTGGATTATACGGATAGCGACGGTCAGAAAAAAAGACCGGTTATGATTCACAGAGCGATCTACGGTTCTTTGGAAAGATTCATCGGGATTTTGATCGAACACTACGAAGGAAAATTTCCTCTCTGGATATCTCCAAACCAGGTAAGAATTTTGACGGTCACCGAAAAGGTAACCGACTACGCGAAAGAAGTCTATCGCGAGTTAGTCGATGCGGGGATCCGAGTGGAATTGGATACGAGAAACGAAAAGATCGGCGCTAAGATTCGAGATTCTATTCTGAAAAAGGCCAACTATCTTCTCGTCTTAGGAGAAAAAGAGTTGGAATCGGGAACGATCGCGGTTCGGAAACTTGGTCAGGAAGAAACCAAAACTCTAACCCGTTCCGGTTTTATTTCCAATCTCTTAGAGGAAATCAAGGCGAGCTGATTCGTAACAAGTTGTAAGGCAAGAAGTGGGGATTTCGTTTTATAGGAGATCCTCGTAATTCCGAAAGAAGTTCTTGCGATTCAGGTCATTTGGGATCGCAGAATGTTTCTGGAGAGAACAAGGATCGTTTTACAAAGCTTAGGTGGATCTTGGAAAGCGAGCTTCTAACAAAAGAATTTGCATTCAATCCATTGCAAAAAAGAAGAATGTTTTGGGACAGAGAATTCGAGAAGTCGGCCTTTCGCTGATTTTTCTAACAAAACATTTTGATGGAAGAATTCGGAGGCAGACGTTTCTAAGAATCCCTTGAATATCCGAACGGAATTCCTTTTCTAGAGAGGTTCTTACTTGAAACGGAAACGTGTGAGTTCCTACTTTTTCGTTTTCTTTTCCGTTTTGCGAGAGGAGATTCTTGGTGAAGAAAAAAGTAGGAACTCACACTTTCTAAAAGTTTCCTGCGGTCACCTCTGCCTCGAAATCGTTTCGACCCGAAGCCCGTGTGGGAACTCCCATTCTCCCAAATTACAAAGAGACAAACCTCTAAAAACTTTCCGAACGAATAAATCGGACTTCCCCAGGGGCAGTTTCCGCAGAACTCACAGGAGATCAGCCGGGAATTTTTCGTAGAATGCCTTCTTTTCGAAAATCTCCTTGAAATAAAGCCCAATTCACCCGAAATAGAGTCAAAAATCGCTTGAAAACAGGCCTAAGAATAAAATCTTGGAAATCTAGCCGGAGAATGAATGCAGAGGAAACCGAGTCAAAAGTCAGCAACTGATAAGCTTTTCAACCACAGGATCAATGAGAAGATCACTGGTGTATCCAGGGTCCGTTTGGTTTCGGATGACGGAGTCGAAATCGTCACTTTCGATGAGGCGCTTCGAAAAGCACGGGAAGAAAATTTAGATCTCGTGGAAGTTTCCGGAGATCAAGAAGTTCATGTTTGCAAGATCATCGACTACGGTAAGTATAAATTCGAGTTACTCAAAAAGAGTAAAGAAGCTAAGAAAAAACAACACGTAATCAACGTAAAAGAAATTAAGATTCGTCCTCGGATCGAAAGTCATGATTACGATATCAAAAAGAAACACGCACAAGAGTTTCTGAGCAAGGGAGACAAAGTAAAAGTAAGTCTCCGGTTTCGCGGAAGGGAGATGATGCACTCCGACCTCGGGATGAAAGTTGTTTATAGAATGGTAGAAGATCTGAAAGAATTCGGTTCCGCGGAAAGAGACCCGATTCAAGACGGTAAGCAGATCGTTGTAATTATTAATCCGAAATAATTTCCGGAAATAGGATCGAAGGTAGAGAAGATGCCCAAGTTGAAGACGAACAGAGCCGCCGCAAAGCGTTTCAAGTTCACAAAGAACAACAAAATCAAACGCAAGAGTATGAATACCCGTCACATCTTGACCAAAAAAGGACCGAAGAGAAGAAGACGTCTTCGCGGTTTGACCCTGGTCAACAATTCTGACTGGAAATCCATCGTCAGATTAATGCCTTACGGAGTAAGATAATGCCTAGAGCAGTCAACGGAACAATCCACAAAAATAGAAGAAGAAGAGTCCTGAAGGACGCCAAAGGATTCCGCGGAGCTCGTTCTAAACTTTACAGAACGGCAAAAAGTGCGGTAATGAAAGCGGGCCAGTGGGCCTATCGCGACCGCAAGGCGAAGAAAAGAGATTTTCGTAAACTCTGGATTATCAGAATTAACGCGGCCGCAAGAGAAAATGGTTTGTCTTATTCCGTATTCATGAATTCCCTTAAGAAACTGGGAATTGACATGAATCGCAAATCCCTTGCAGAGCTGGCTTTTAGCGACCGGGAAGTTTTTAACGCCCTGGTTGAGAAAATCAAAGTAGCCGGATAATCAATCCTGCTTGACCAGAATCGTCAGCCCTGTAAGTTTACAGGGCTTTTTCTGTTTTCAGAGAACGTTTTTTAAGGAGAATCAGGTATGCTCACTATTGAGACCATTGAAGAATTAGAAAGCAAGGTCATAAAGGCCCTAGAACTCATCAGTGATCTTCGTGCTGAGAATGGTCGCTTAGAATCCGAAAACGAAACTCTGCGTGCAGAAAATGACCAGATGAAACTGGCGATGGAAGAAAAGGAAAAAGAACTTTCCTCTCTCCGTGCACAACTTCAAAAAACTACCACAGAACTCAGCGAACTCAAAGAAAGAGAACAAAAACTCGAAGGAAAGATCAATCAACTCTTGGGCAGATTGGATTCCATTCCTGCGAGCGGGGGAGCGACCGCTTCTTCCTCATCGGCACCCTCTTCTTCCAGCGCGGCGCCAATTGCGGCCGCCACGACCGTAGCCGCGGCCACCGCCGCTACGGCGTCTAACGTCGTTAAGGAAAGCGCTTCCGCAGAAGACGAATTCGGCGAAGACGACGAAATCATTCTCCTCGATGAAGAAGACGACGATATTTCTCTGATTACGGAAGTTCCTGAAAAGGACGAAGACGTTATCGAAATTTCCGAAGACGACGAAGCCGTAGAGGATTTTTCTCCTCTTGCTTCCGGAGACGATGACGACGACATTATTATCGAAGATGATGACGACGCGATCAGCGTTTTTGACGCAGACGAAGACGATGACTTTCTGATCATCGAAGACGATCCTAAATCCTGAGTTGGTCCATGGAGCCCCGTAGGGTAAAAGTAAGAATCCTCGGTGAGGAATATACGATCCTCGGCGAAACGGGTGAAGACTATATCCAAAATCTTGCCGATCAGGTCGATCGCAAACTGAGAGAATTGGGAGCAGGGATGCCCGGTGCATCTCGGCAGAAATTAGCAATCTTAGCCGCACTCAATTTTGCGGATGAGCTCCAACAAGTGAAAGAAACCAAAAACGATTCCTCTTCTCCGCTTCCTACGGGGACGGGCGAAATCGAAGAGAAAACTCGCAAGCTGATTACGATGTTGGAAGAAGGAATCATCGGCGATCTTTGATTCTTCCCTCTTGGAAAATTGACCTTTTAGAAACTCTCCTTTGAAACTACAGTCCCGAAACGCACTTCGAACACTTCTTACCCTCATGGAAGAAAGGGAACAGAAAGATCGAGAAATCCTTCTGCTCTTGAAGGAAATCACCGCCGACGCAAAAAAGATCATCGCGTATTCTCCCGATAAATGGGAGGTCAAAGTGGATCCGAACGAGCTCGGATGGAATTCTCCGGATAAGGAAATTTATTTCCCGAAGATGATGGATCAAAAATTAGAGTTTCTTCTCCCGGAAACTTGGGAATCCGGTCCTTTCGGAATTTCTGAACCGAAGGGAACGAAAACATTGGATTTCCACGAAGCCGACTTAATTGTCGTACCGGCGTTAGGTTATGATGATCTCGGCTACCGTCTTGGACGTGGGGCGGGGTTTTATGACAGAACTCTTTACGAAGTGGATCCGAAAAAATTGATCGGACTTACCTACGAGGAACTCTTTCCGGCGCACTTTGAAAAGGAAGAGCACGACATAAGAGTGGGTCGCGTCATAACGGAGAAAAAAATCTATCAAATCGTCTGAAAAAACGGTAAAATACTGTCTATTTCCAAATACGGTGAAGAATTTTTAGGTTTAGAGATTTCATTCTTTCGAAATTTCTTGAAAAACAAATCGCAGTCTGTTTTATATATTGATCCTGGATTTTGCATGGAGAACCATCTGGTAAACAATCATGGCCTCATTTGATAACCGACAATACATAGAATCCTTGGAAGCGGAAAAAACCACGGAGACCCAAAAAGAATATTTAACGTTCAACGTGGAACAGGAGATTTTCGGAATCGATATTTTAAAGATTCACGAGATCTTAAAACCGGTTCCGATCACAAGAATTCCGAACGGGGAAGATTATATTTTGGGAGTGATTAATCTTAGGGGAGAGATCATTCCGATATTAGATCTGAAACAAGTTTTCGGAATCGGTTACAGTGAAATCATTCCTTCTACTCGGATCATCGTCGTCGTGCACGAAGAAAAACGCGCGGGAATTCTCGTAGATACTGTGAAACAAGTAGTGAAAATTCAACAGGAAAAAATCAGCCAAGCGACCGACGACTTGACTCTCAATTATAGTTCCTTGATCGAATCTGTCAGCCAGGCGGACAACACTCTGATCCTCAATTTGAACCTTTCCGTCCTGATCCACTTTGAACAGGAGGCAAACTAATGGCTGGAATTCTCGGTGAATACACGGAACTCTTCTTAGAGGAATCCGAAGATCAAATCGAAGAACTAAACGCGAATCTTCTCCGATTAGAAGCGGATCATAAGAATCTTTCGATCATCAACGATATTTTCCGCGCGGCCCATTCTTTGAAAAGTTCCGCCGCCTTCGTCGGTCTTTATAATCTTTCCGATCTTTCTCATAAAATGGAGAATCTTCTTCAACTTGCGAGAGACGGTAAAATAGACGTTAAACTTCCTCTCGTAAATCTTCTCTTTCAGTGTTTTGATTTGATCAAGTTCGTGATTCGTAACGTCGCGGAAGGAAAAAAAATCGATACTCCGTTTACGGAGATGATTCAAAAATTGGACGTCTACGAAAAAGATCCCGCGTCTTTCAATAGCGTTTCCAAACCACCGGCGACTCCTTCTCCGGTTGAAGAAACAAAACAACCGACTCCGGTTTCGGAAACTCCCGCTCCCGCAGTTGCTCCGACTTCGGCGCCCGTTGCGAAAGGAAATTCTCTCCATACTCTCGACATTCAGTTGGAGGCGGAAGAAGCCAGAGAACTCGAAGACGAGATTCGCAAATCGGGAAAATGTCTGAAGATTTCCGTATCCTTGGGAAAAGATTCTCCGATGAAAGGGCTTCGTTTTTCTTTGATTCTTCAGAACTTAAAAAATTTAGGAGTCGTCTACAAATCCGTTCCCGATTTAGAAGAATTGGAGAAAGGAATCGACGTTACTTCGATCGCAATTTTATTCTTAACCTCCGAATCGATCGAACAGGTCCGTCATGCGGCTAACGTCGATATGGTGGAATTCCTCGACGTTCAGGAATACGTTCCGGACGTTCAGGAAGAAACCGCGGTTTCTAGTTTCAAGATGGACGACGACATGGCGGCGTCCGAATCCAGAGTTACATTAAAAAGTATTAAGGTCTCTTCCGATAAACTGGATCAACTCATGAACAACGTAGGGGAGTTGATCATCACAAACTCCGGTTTTCAGAGGATCTACGACGACCTGGTTCGTATCTTCGGTGAAGATCAGTTGTTCAGCGATCTCAAATCCAGAATCGATCTGATCAATCGTATTTCCAAAGAACTTCAATCGGGAATCATGAACATTCGTATGGTTCAGATTTCGACCGTCTTCAGAAGATTCTCCAGACTCGTCAGGGATCTTTCTCTGGAGACCGGTAAAAAAGTGAACCTGGTTCTGAACGGAGAATCCACCGAACTCGACAAAAAAGTCATCGACGCGTTAGGCGAACCCTTGCTCCACCTTCTTCGTAATTCCGTGGATCATGGGATCGAAACTCCTGCGGAACGATTGGCCGCCGGTAAGTCCGAGGTCGGTACGGTGGAACTCAATGCCTACCAAGGTGGTAGCAATATTATGGTCGAGATCCGAGACGATGGACGCGGTCTGGACTCCGACAAAATTCTTCGCAAGGCGATCGAAAAAGGTCTGATCGGTGCCACCGAAGCCGGCAATCTTACGGAACAGGATATCTTTCAGTTCATCTTCCAAGCCGGATTCTCCACCGCCGATAAGATCACGGACATCTCCGGTCGCGGCGTCGGTATGAACGTCGTCAACAATCTCATTCAGGAATTCAAAGGTAAGATTCTTATCAACAGCGCGAAAGGACAGGGGACTTCCTTTGTTCTTTCTTTCCCGCAAGCGCTCGCGATCATTCCTTCCATCCTCGTTCTTATGGAAGAAGAAGTTTATGCGTTTCCTCTTTCGGAAGTCAACGAGACGATCAAGATTCACAACGATCAGATCACGACTCTCGAAGGAAACGAGATCATCAACCTTCGCGGTGAAGTCCTTCCGATTTACAGACTCAATCGAATCATCGGACTTCAGGATAAAACCGATCGTGAAGAATTTCCAGTGGTCATCGTTCAATACAAGGGAAGAAAGCTGGGCTTTATGGTCGATGAACTTGTCGGCAAACACGAGACCGTCATCAAATCCCTCGAGAAGAATTTTAAAAACGTCCACGGCCTTACGGGCGCTTCCATCATGGGTGACGGAACGATCATCATGGTCCTGGACATTCCTGGGATCGTGGAAATCGCTTCCGAACTCGAAGATTCGGACGCGGTCGTTCACTACCATCTCGAGACGATGCAAAGAATCAGTTCGATTCATTCCGCGGATCGGGAAGAAGAACTTTATATTCAAAAAACGACGAATCCTACGAACGTCTACAATCACAAACTTCACGAGATTACGAATCGGGAACGTCTGAAAAAGAAAAAGACCGAAAGATCGCGCGATACCAAACGTGTCGTCGTGGAAAAAGAAGAAGTCTATCGCGAAGAGAAAGAATTGGCCGCGGCTCTCAGCGTGGAAATGAAAGCCCCGATCGAAAGACAGATCCCGCCTTCGAGTAGTCCGGATTCTCCTTCGACTCCGACGCCACCTACGATCACTTCGTATTCTTCCGATCCTCCGTCCGCTCCGAAAAAACCGTTCGTTTCTTCGGAAGACGAATACCGTTCTCATATCACGGACATCGCCCTCGATCAGTCTGCGAGTGCGGAAGAACAAAAACGCGCAAAAGCGATCATCGACAGTTTTTTAACCCAGAAAAAGGAAAGAACGATGTCAGTCGCTCCTTCTAAAGATTTCAAGGGCGCACTTTCCAAAGAAGAACTCAAAAAATTGGAGAATGTGGTCAACACCGGAATGATGAATGCCGGTATGGTTCTTTCCCAACTTTTGAAAAAGAACATCGATCTTTTTATTCCGGAAATCAACATGAACGATCGGGACGGTCTCGCGGAAGAGATTCGTTTTTCAGAAGATCATTTCTACGGGTTAAAAATCCGCATGAACGGCGATCTCAACGGAAACCTTCTCATGATGTTCTCTCGTGAAAACGCGGGCAATCTCGCACGGGAACTCCTCGGTTCGGAACCGATTCCCGGCGAAGGTCTGAACGACGACGCAAAGTCTGTCTTGAGCGAAATCTCAAACATCGTCTGTTCTTCCGTCATGAACTCCATCTCGAACAAAGCGAAAGCAACGGTGATGCCTTCTGTTCCTGAATTCTTAGAAGGAACCTTTATGCAGGTTTTGGACGTCGTAAAACCGGAAAGAACAAAATTCTTAAGTATGCTTACCGAGTTCAATCACGAGGGGAATGATCTTTTGGGAGTTCTCCTCTTTCTTCCGGATTTCGACGAACTGATCGAGTTGCTTCCGAGGTTCTGATTCAAATGATACCCAGCCCGGTTCGCGCGGTCATTGTGGACGATTCTCTCTTAGTGAGAAATATCATCTCCGATCAGATCCAAAAAGATTCGAAGATTGCAGTCGTCGCCACCGGTAAGACCGGTGTGGATTGTATCGAACTCGCGGAAAAATTACATCCCGATATCATCATTCTTGATGTGGAAATGCCCGTCATGGACGGACTCACTGCTCTTAGCGAACTTCAAAAAAAGAAGATCGGTATTCCCGTGATCATGCTTTCGGTTCTGACTCAGAACGGAGCCGAGGCTACGTTCAAAGCATTGGAATACGGTGCAATCGACTTTGTTCCGAAACCTTCGAGCGCGTTTCAATTCGATCCGGAAGAAATCGGAAACATTCTCAAGGCGAAGATTCTCGCGTACTTCGAAAGTAAGGTTCAAATTCCTAGTCATGCAGGACTCAAAAAAGTTCCGATCTCAACGATTCCTTCCGGCGCTACCTCCGCAAAAAAATCTCCCGTCCACGCGATTTGCATCGGAACGTCCACAGGTGGTCCTCGCGCTCTTCAGGAAGTCTTTTCGAGAATTCCGGAGGACATTTCTCTTCCCATTCTTGTCGTTCAACATATGCCCGCGGGTTTTACAAAAGCATTTGCGATGAGACTCAACGATCACGCCAAGATCAAAGTGAAAGAAGCGGAAGATGGAGAACCGATCGAAGCGGGAACCGGTTACGTCGCACCGGGAGACTCGCATCTTTCGATTCAATCGCGCGCTGGGAGGAAATGGATTGCCCTGAACAGGGAAGCTCCTGTAAATGGACACAGACCTTCCATTGAAGTTCTCCTAAACAGCGCGGTTGAAGAATACAAGAGCGGCCTCATCGGTGTGATCATGACCGGAATGGGCAAGGACGGATCTGCGGCTATGGTAAAAGTCCGAGAAGCCGGAGGTTCTACGATCGCGCAGGACGAACAAACTTCCGTAATTTATGGAATGAACCGTCAGGCTGTTGAAATGGGAGGCGTCGAATATATCGAGCCTGTTACTGAAATCATCAATAGGATCCAAATCATTTTGAAAGAGAGAGGAATTTAATATGGCCAGAATTCTCGTTGTGGATGATGCCAAATTCATGAGAACCATGGTAAAGGATGCGCTCACCCAAACAGGTCACGAGATCGTTGGGGAAGCTGAAAACGGAAATATTGCAGTCGAGCAGTATAAGTCTTTGAAACCGGATTTAGTAACGATGGACATTACCATGCGTGAAAAAGACGGAATCGAAGCCGCTCAGGAAATATTCAAGTTGGATGCGAAAGCGAGAATCATCATGGTTACCGCACTCGGACAAGAAGACCTTTTAGCCAAAGCCATTAAGATGGGAGTAAAGGACTTCGTTGTAAAACCGTTTTCACCCGAAAGACTTCAACAGGCGGCGGACAAAGCTCTCAATTCCTAAGGAACTGTCTTTGAATGGAGAATGAAGAATCCGGTAAGTCCTTTGTAGTTCAATGGAACAATTCCGAGGGAGGCTTGTCAGAAGGTCCTCTGTCAGTCCTTTGGAATTTGATTGAAAGTTACAAAGTGGACATCTTTGATGTTTCTCTCTCTCGCATCACCCGGGATTTTTTAAGTTTCCTGCGAATTTCAGAGACTCTTT
This genomic interval from Leptospira stimsonii contains the following:
- the carA gene encoding glutamine-hydrolyzing carbamoyl-phosphate synthase small subunit — translated: MKAFLVLDNGTVIEGESFGYEAESVGEVVFNTSLAGYQEILTDPSYCNQIITLTYPMIGNYGIHPDNMESSKIQASGLIVKEYVDRPSNYKSQKTLSQFLKEYKVPGIQGIDTRKLTRFIRTNGSPNGGIFIAPEYSPSFLEKVKSFPGIINADLAKVVTTSSKYIFGTHTGKKYKLAVYDYGVKTNILRLLDASGFAVTVYPALTKAEDIMKEGTDAFFLSNGPGDPAPLDYAIEATKKIMEKGYPLFGICLGHQIIGLSLGKKTEKMKFGHRGGNQPVQDLSTRKVEITSQNHGFAVIDDHNVEEPVSFLNLNDNTVEGILKSGYPLLTVQYHPESAPGPNDSRYLFQKFYDLVETTKKGV
- the thrS gene encoding threonine--tRNA ligase — translated: MYRLTLPDQSVKEIAEGSTFRDFIEKELPFLKNKALAVRLGGTDIQDLSRTVTADATIEVLTYSEKDGWETFQHSAAHLLGMAVQTLYKNAKLTVGPVIESGPGFFYYDIDFGGTVLTPEDLPKIEAEMEKIVKADHTVWRKVVSKKEAVETFEKLGENYKIELVGQIPGENVSIYGMGEWFDLCLGPHVPNSGVLKSFKLTAISGAYWKANKDNAMLTRIYGVAFPSKKELDQYLFQIEEAKKRDHRKIGKEMDLFSFQKEGPGFPFWHPKGTILWNALAEYLRGECNKRGYQEIKTPAVLSSELWKKSGHWDNFHENMYFTDIDEEDYALKPMNCPGCSLIYKHHLHSYRELPLRFAEFGSVHRHELHGVLHGLFRVRAFTQDDSHIYAPLEFLESEVMDIIDFTFTVYKKFGFSEFKTFIATRPEKSQGRDEDWEYATNSLKASLEKKGIPYAIKEGEGAFYGPKIEFNIKDSIGRLWQCGTIQVDFSMPERFDLDYTDSDGQKKRPVMIHRAIYGSLERFIGILIEHYEGKFPLWISPNQVRILTVTEKVTDYAKEVYRELVDAGIRVELDTRNEKIGAKIRDSILKKANYLLVLGEKELESGTIAVRKLGQEETKTLTRSGFISNLLEEIKAS
- the infC gene encoding translation initiation factor IF-3; translation: MQRKPSQKSATDKLFNHRINEKITGVSRVRLVSDDGVEIVTFDEALRKAREENLDLVEVSGDQEVHVCKIIDYGKYKFELLKKSKEAKKKQHVINVKEIKIRPRIESHDYDIKKKHAQEFLSKGDKVKVSLRFRGREMMHSDLGMKVVYRMVEDLKEFGSAERDPIQDGKQIVVIINPK
- the rpmI gene encoding 50S ribosomal protein L35, translated to MPKLKTNRAAAKRFKFTKNNKIKRKSMNTRHILTKKGPKRRRRLRGLTLVNNSDWKSIVRLMPYGVR
- the rplT gene encoding 50S ribosomal protein L20, with translation MPRAVNGTIHKNRRRRVLKDAKGFRGARSKLYRTAKSAVMKAGQWAYRDRKAKKRDFRKLWIIRINAAARENGLSYSVFMNSLKKLGIDMNRKSLAELAFSDREVFNALVEKIKVAG
- a CDS encoding cell division protein ZapA; the protein is MEPRRVKVRILGEEYTILGETGEDYIQNLADQVDRKLRELGAGMPGASRQKLAILAALNFADELQQVKETKNDSSSPLPTGTGEIEEKTRKLITMLEEGIIGDL
- a CDS encoding 5-formyltetrahydrofolate cyclo-ligase translates to MKLQSRNALRTLLTLMEEREQKDREILLLLKEITADAKKIIAYSPDKWEVKVDPNELGWNSPDKEIYFPKMMDQKLEFLLPETWESGPFGISEPKGTKTLDFHEADLIVVPALGYDDLGYRLGRGAGFYDRTLYEVDPKKLIGLTYEELFPAHFEKEEHDIRVGRVITEKKIYQIV
- a CDS encoding chemotaxis protein CheW — protein: MASFDNRQYIESLEAEKTTETQKEYLTFNVEQEIFGIDILKIHEILKPVPITRIPNGEDYILGVINLRGEIIPILDLKQVFGIGYSEIIPSTRIIVVVHEEKRAGILVDTVKQVVKIQQEKISQATDDLTLNYSSLIESVSQADNTLILNLNLSVLIHFEQEAN